The [Eubacterium] siraeum genome contains a region encoding:
- a CDS encoding ABC transporter ATP-binding protein, with amino-acid sequence MSFVEFNNVTFGYKEDDYLLLEDLSFSAEKNDIITVIGASGCGKSTLFRLMTCLETEYKGSITINGKTPKEATGTAAFMPQKDLLMPWRNILKNVTLPLEALPMSKAERISQAKEAIEKVGLSGCENKRPSELSGGMRQRVSFARTLVQLWHGRELMLLDEPFSALDSLTRISMQDWLIGQVKGLDATVMMVTHDVEEAMLVGNKIFLLSGRPVKQIKVIDVSHITCREDLYTPSSVELKNELVRAFLTEKAERGDNI; translated from the coding sequence ATGTCCTTTGTTGAGTTTAACAATGTCACATTCGGCTATAAAGAGGACGATTATCTTCTGCTTGAGGATCTGTCGTTTTCGGCTGAAAAGAATGATATAATTACCGTTATCGGTGCGTCCGGCTGCGGAAAAAGCACGCTGTTCCGTCTTATGACCTGTCTTGAAACGGAATATAAGGGCAGTATCACGATAAACGGGAAAACACCGAAAGAGGCGACCGGCACGGCGGCATTCATGCCGCAGAAGGATCTGCTTATGCCGTGGCGGAACATACTTAAAAATGTGACCTTGCCGCTTGAGGCACTGCCTATGTCAAAGGCCGAGCGTATCTCGCAGGCAAAAGAGGCAATAGAAAAAGTGGGGCTGTCGGGTTGTGAGAATAAACGTCCGTCAGAACTTTCGGGCGGTATGCGTCAGAGGGTATCGTTTGCAAGAACGCTTGTACAGCTGTGGCACGGCAGGGAGCTTATGCTGCTTGACGAGCCGTTCTCGGCACTGGATTCGCTTACAAGGATCTCTATGCAGGACTGGCTTATCGGGCAGGTGAAGGGACTTGACGCCACAGTTATGATGGTAACGCACGATGTCGAGGAAGCTATGCTTGTCGGCAATAAAATCTTTCTGCTCAGCGGCAGACCCGTAAAGCAGATAAAGGTCATTGATGTAAGTCATATCACCTGCCGTGAGGATCTGTATACCCCGTCATCTGTCGAACTTAAAAACGAGCTTGTCAGGGCATTCCTTACGGAAAAAGCAGAGAGGGGAGATAATATATGA
- a CDS encoding ABC transporter permease → MKKHLPAVLTGIGLLILWQVIAMCINAAYILPSPTQIAVKIWELREPLFTVHTPATMLVTLIGLLISVVLGVGLAVVMERFECVERALYPVIVTTQTIPVTAIAPLFVLWLGYGIWSKVLVAVLITFFPITISVHDGLKSAKRENEELLRTMGMSGTAIFFKLKFPAALPSFFSAIKMAIPLSILGAAMGEWLGAQSGLGYFSKRMMTQLDGAGVFAPVVVLAVCAMLVVAVISAIERKLITWRKEI, encoded by the coding sequence ATGAAAAAACACCTTCCTGCAGTGCTTACCGGAATAGGTCTGCTTATATTATGGCAGGTCATTGCAATGTGCATAAATGCGGCATACATACTGCCGTCACCGACACAGATTGCAGTGAAAATATGGGAGCTTCGGGAGCCGTTGTTTACGGTACATACTCCTGCGACAATGCTTGTAACGCTTATCGGACTTCTTATTTCCGTGGTTCTCGGTGTGGGGCTTGCCGTTGTGATGGAGCGTTTTGAGTGCGTAGAAAGAGCGTTATACCCTGTAATCGTCACAACGCAGACGATACCGGTAACGGCGATAGCTCCGCTCTTTGTGCTGTGGCTCGGATACGGCATATGGAGCAAGGTGCTTGTTGCTGTGCTTATAACATTCTTCCCGATAACCATATCGGTACACGACGGACTTAAATCCGCAAAAAGAGAAAACGAGGAACTGCTCAGGACTATGGGAATGAGCGGTACGGCGATATTTTTCAAGCTGAAATTTCCTGCCGCATTGCCGTCATTCTTTTCGGCAATAAAAATGGCGATACCGCTCAGCATTCTTGGAGCGGCAATGGGCGAATGGCTCGGTGCGCAGAGCGGACTGGGATATTTCAGTAAACGTATGATGACACAGCTTGACGGTGCGGGAGTATTTGCTCCGGTAGTTGTTCTTGCGGTGTGTGCAATGCTGGTTGTAGCTGTTATCAGTGCAATAGAAAGAAAACTAATAACATGGAGAAAGGAAATTTAA
- a CDS encoding ABC transporter substrate-binding protein, whose protein sequence is MKNKRFTAVATAAAIMLGVCGCAGNTASSTVGGSTDVSSASSEAKDLEEVSVVLDWYPNGSHVFLYDAIEEGYYEEEGLKIKVEFPSNTNDAISMTSAGKADIGFYYMHDVIQANANQNIPVVSIGAAVQNPVNVLMSLGDKNIKTVADLKGKKIGYGGSVLNEAFVKTMLKNAGLKEDDAELIDVGFELMSSMTTGQVDATIGGFISHEVPELENQGFTVNYIKPTENGVPDYTELVFVTSKENAEKNADKLTRFLRATKKGYEHVKANPEKGVENLLKNQNTENFPLNKDVETKSVATILSLAEKDGAPFLSQSEETWTNNIKWMLDAGIITKSVDAKDMIVKLVD, encoded by the coding sequence ATGAAAAACAAAAGATTTACGGCGGTTGCCACAGCGGCGGCTATTATGCTGGGCGTGTGCGGCTGTGCAGGCAACACGGCTTCGTCTACGGTAGGAGGCAGTACCGATGTTTCTTCTGCAAGCAGTGAAGCAAAGGATCTCGAGGAGGTTTCTGTTGTACTGGACTGGTACCCCAACGGCTCGCACGTTTTCCTCTATGACGCTATAGAGGAGGGCTATTATGAGGAAGAAGGACTTAAGATAAAGGTTGAGTTCCCCTCAAACACAAATGACGCTATTTCAATGACCTCCGCAGGCAAGGCTGATATAGGATTTTACTATATGCACGATGTAATACAGGCTAATGCCAATCAGAATATTCCCGTTGTTTCTATCGGTGCGGCAGTACAGAATCCCGTAAATGTGCTTATGTCGCTCGGTGACAAGAACATAAAGACAGTAGCTGATTTAAAGGGCAAGAAGATAGGCTACGGCGGATCTGTCCTCAATGAAGCGTTTGTAAAGACGATGCTTAAGAACGCAGGTCTTAAGGAGGACGATGCGGAGCTTATTGATGTCGGATTTGAGCTTATGTCTTCTATGACAACAGGTCAGGTTGACGCTACGATCGGCGGATTTATCAGCCACGAAGTACCCGAGCTTGAAAATCAGGGCTTTACCGTAAACTATATCAAGCCTACAGAAAACGGCGTGCCTGATTATACCGAGCTTGTATTCGTAACATCTAAGGAAAATGCAGAGAAGAACGCCGACAAGCTGACACGATTCCTCCGTGCGACAAAGAAGGGCTATGAGCATGTAAAGGCAAATCCCGAAAAGGGCGTTGAGAACCTGCTCAAGAATCAGAACACCGAAAACTTCCCGCTCAACAAGGACGTTGAAACAAAGAGTGTAGCTACTATCCTTTCTCTTGCTGAAAAGGACGGTGCACCGTTCTTATCGCAGAGCGAGGAAACATGGACAAACAATATCAAGTGGATGCTTGACGCAGGCATTATCACTAAGTCTGTTGACGCTAAGGATATGATAGTAAAGCTCGTTGACTGA
- a CDS encoding fibronectin type III domain-containing protein yields the protein MKIKKILLSTLVFAVAAIVCALTVGAEKAGDYQIYATGADTAAITSYSGTATSVTIPSKLNGFKVTQIERNAFRGNTKLTKVTIPNTVTDISDGAFGDCTSLETVTIPDSVKSIGADVFENTKMLKKQSKSSTKYVGKWLVGANTGTLTVKNGTVGIADSACQTNYNIKTLNLPSGLKYIGSLSFAYCAGLKKANIPSSVERIGTYAFTGTAIVNNQLESADIAYIDKWAVDSFYEISDANITAGTVGIADSAFESTELRTVKLPSSLRIIGISAFSDTYLTTVSIPAGVTTIGTGAFSQSDYLKSVTVADSNKNYSSQNGVLYNKNKTVLMQYPVAKTDKAFSVPSTVTVIDSVAFTDAKKLTSVTFPSSLKSLGEGAFGRASALTSVKFGANVKYIGAFAFIDCKSLTGVTLSSNLRDIDSMAFLNCDKLTKITVPKSVKNIMPYAIGYCFNADSNGDIYIKSGFTIYGYDGEAKRYANENNIKYVKLSDANVTAVSGFKCSSKTSTSVTLQWTKNSTASGYELQQYKNGKWVTIATPSASTTSYTVKSLKAGTAGYRFRIRAYKTVSGTKKYSSWSSEVKVNTNPYGVGGFSVKSKFSVSVTLQWNKGTTASGYELQQYKNGKWTTIYTADKATVTSYTVKNLKAGTAGYQFRIRAYKTYGTKKQYGSWSKVIKVNTNPYGVGGFSVKSKFSVSVTLQWNKGTTASGYELQQYKNGKWTTIYTADKATVTSYTVKNLKAGTAGYQFRIRAYKTYGTKKQYGSWSKVIKVNTNPYGVGGFKVKSTAKNSVTLQWNKGTTASGYVIEKWNGNKWVHVARITNASTTTYTVNGLKSNTSYQFKIRAFKSYSTGNQYGTWSTPLTAKTTK from the coding sequence ATGAAAATTAAAAAAATTCTTCTCAGTACATTAGTTTTTGCCGTGGCAGCGATAGTGTGTGCGTTGACAGTTGGCGCTGAAAAAGCAGGTGATTATCAGATCTATGCTACAGGTGCCGATACCGCCGCAATTACTTCTTACAGCGGCACTGCAACAAGCGTTACAATACCGTCGAAACTCAACGGTTTTAAGGTTACTCAGATTGAACGCAACGCATTTCGTGGTAACACAAAGCTTACAAAGGTAACTATCCCCAATACCGTAACCGATATATCAGACGGCGCTTTCGGAGATTGCACCTCTCTCGAAACTGTCACTATCCCCGACAGCGTTAAGTCTATAGGTGCAGATGTTTTTGAAAATACAAAGATGCTCAAAAAACAGAGCAAATCATCAACCAAGTATGTCGGAAAATGGCTTGTCGGTGCGAACACAGGCACTCTGACGGTCAAGAACGGTACTGTCGGAATAGCTGACAGCGCCTGCCAGACAAACTATAATATAAAAACACTGAACCTTCCTTCAGGACTTAAATACATCGGTTCACTTTCCTTTGCATATTGTGCGGGTTTGAAGAAGGCTAATATTCCTTCATCAGTTGAGCGTATAGGAACATACGCATTCACCGGAACAGCTATCGTAAACAATCAGCTTGAAAGTGCGGACATTGCTTATATTGATAAATGGGCCGTTGACAGCTTCTATGAAATAAGCGATGCGAACATTACCGCAGGAACAGTCGGAATAGCCGATTCTGCTTTTGAATCTACTGAGCTTAGAACGGTTAAATTACCGTCTTCACTCAGAATAATAGGTATTAGTGCTTTCTCCGATACATACCTTACAACTGTTTCGATTCCTGCAGGTGTTACTACTATAGGCACAGGAGCTTTTTCACAGAGCGATTATCTGAAATCGGTCACTGTAGCGGATTCCAATAAGAATTACTCATCTCAGAACGGTGTTCTGTACAATAAGAATAAAACAGTACTTATGCAGTATCCTGTAGCAAAGACAGATAAGGCATTCTCAGTTCCTTCTACAGTTACGGTAATAGACAGCGTGGCTTTTACAGACGCTAAAAAACTTACATCTGTGACATTCCCTTCTTCACTTAAATCTTTAGGCGAAGGTGCTTTCGGAAGAGCGTCGGCTCTGACTTCAGTAAAGTTCGGGGCAAATGTGAAATATATCGGTGCGTTTGCGTTTATTGACTGCAAATCGCTGACAGGTGTAACACTCTCATCAAATCTGCGTGATATAGACAGCATGGCATTTCTGAACTGCGACAAGCTTACAAAGATAACAGTACCGAAAAGCGTAAAGAACATAATGCCCTATGCAATAGGTTATTGCTTTAATGCTGACAGTAACGGGGATATTTACATAAAGAGCGGCTTTACGATATACGGTTATGACGGTGAAGCAAAACGTTATGCAAATGAAAACAACATAAAATACGTCAAGCTGTCTGATGCCAATGTTACCGCAGTGAGCGGTTTCAAATGCTCTTCCAAGACAAGCACATCGGTTACATTGCAGTGGACAAAGAACTCCACCGCTTCCGGTTATGAATTACAGCAGTACAAGAACGGTAAGTGGGTCACTATAGCAACTCCCTCTGCTTCAACCACATCTTATACGGTCAAGAGCCTGAAAGCGGGAACAGCAGGCTATCGATTCAGAATCAGAGCGTACAAGACAGTCAGCGGTACAAAAAAATACAGCTCGTGGAGCAGTGAAGTAAAGGTAAACACAAATCCTTACGGCGTAGGCGGATTCTCTGTTAAATCTAAATTCAGCGTTTCCGTAACATTACAGTGGAACAAGGGCACTACCGCAAGCGGCTATGAGCTTCAGCAGTACAAGAACGGCAAGTGGACAACTATTTACACGGCTGATAAGGCAACTGTAACGAGCTATACAGTTAAAAATCTCAAGGCAGGAACAGCCGGCTATCAGTTCCGTATCCGTGCATATAAGACCTACGGCACTAAAAAGCAGTACGGTTCATGGAGCAAGGTTATAAAGGTGAATACCAACCCCTACGGTGTTGGTGGATTCTCTGTTAAATCTAAATTCAGCGTTTCCGTAACATTACAGTGGAACAAGGGCACTACCGCAAGCGGCTATGAGCTTCAGCAGTACAAGAACGGCAAGTGGACAACTATTTATACGGCTGATAAGGCAACTGTAACGAGCTATACAGTTAAAAATCTCAAGGCAGGAACAGCCGGCTATCAGTTCCGTATCCGTGCATACAAGACCTACGGCACTAAAAAGCAGTACGGTTCATGGAGCAAGGTTATAAAGGTGAATACTAACCCCTACGGTGTTGGTGGATTCAAAGTTAAGTCCACAGCGAAAAACTCTGTGACATTGCAGTGGAACAAGGGAACAACGGCAAGCGGTTACGTCATTGAAAAATGGAACGGAAACAAGTGGGTACACGTTGCAAGAATCACAAACGCAAGCACAACTACCTACACTGTAAACGGACTAAAGTCAAATACAAGCTATCAGTTTAAAATACGGGCGTTCAAGTCCTATTCCACAGGCAATCAGTACGGCACATGGTCAACTCCGTTGACAGCAAAAACAACTAAATAA
- a CDS encoding peptide deformylase, with protein MIKEINRDIFLLSQKSAPATENDRQTGEDLLETLIANSEHCVGMAANMIGILKNIIAINDNGDYLLMYNPEIIKSDGAYETEEGCLSLDGLRKTKRYKKIKVRYLDRNFKIKIKTYEGFTAQIIQHETDHLSGIII; from the coding sequence ATGATAAAAGAAATTAACAGAGATATTTTCCTGCTGTCGCAGAAGTCCGCCCCTGCGACAGAAAATGACAGGCAAACCGGCGAAGACCTGCTCGAAACATTGATTGCAAATTCCGAGCATTGTGTCGGCATGGCGGCAAATATGATAGGCATACTTAAAAACATTATCGCCATAAACGACAACGGCGATTACCTTCTTATGTACAATCCCGAAATAATAAAGTCAGACGGTGCTTATGAAACGGAAGAAGGTTGTCTGTCGCTTGACGGTTTACGGAAAACAAAGCGATACAAGAAGATAAAAGTGCGCTATCTTGATAGAAATTTCAAGATAAAGATAAAAACGTATGAGGGCTTCACCGCTCAGATAATACAGCATGAAACAGACCACCTCAGCGGAATTATAATATAA
- a CDS encoding family 43 glycosylhydrolase: MPNPYLPLWEYIPDGEPRVFGDRVYIYGSHDRAGSDDFCDYVLKCWSAPVNDLNNWVCHGVTFRVKPDGDFPSDTDWTPDKNQILFAPDVVCRNGKYYLYAYIVNATGCVAVSDRPEGPFTLLSKYKYTISDEICCNGWFIDPGVLVDDDGRTYIYCGYERSFMAEVDTDTMYTIKDNSCIEHIIPITTDNDGGFDTEETLFFEACSPRKVGDTYYLIYSPKRGPRLAYATSDKPTGPFKYRGYIVDNGVDYPGGNDHGSIAQINGQWYIFYHRMTNGTIMSRRACVEKIEILPDGTIPPVEMTSLGFEDSLDPYRITEAEIACVLKGGAFVTEHNKFERVVTGIKDGAVIGYKYYDFGLDNGNGRMYFSADITGLGTDCNVHIRIDSEDGEEIGSFKVGHGNGVYKTEVKPVSDRHAVFLTVDTDYTGWTAAYFKERPLFELKRFVFTK, from the coding sequence ATGCCTAATCCATATTTACCTTTATGGGAATATATTCCTGACGGAGAGCCGAGAGTTTTCGGTGACCGTGTATATATCTACGGTTCGCACGACAGAGCAGGCTCAGATGATTTCTGCGACTATGTTTTAAAGTGCTGGAGCGCACCTGTGAACGATCTTAACAACTGGGTGTGTCACGGTGTTACGTTCCGTGTAAAGCCGGACGGTGATTTTCCGTCGGATACCGACTGGACGCCCGATAAAAATCAGATCTTATTTGCACCCGATGTCGTTTGCAGGAACGGAAAGTACTATCTGTATGCATATATTGTCAATGCGACAGGCTGCGTTGCGGTGAGCGACAGACCCGAAGGACCGTTCACACTGCTTTCAAAATACAAGTACACTATATCCGATGAGATATGCTGTAACGGCTGGTTCATCGATCCGGGCGTGCTTGTTGACGATGACGGAAGAACTTATATTTACTGTGGCTATGAGCGTTCTTTTATGGCTGAGGTCGATACGGATACGATGTACACGATAAAGGATAACAGCTGTATCGAGCATATCATACCGATAACCACAGATAATGACGGAGGCTTTGACACGGAAGAAACGCTTTTCTTTGAGGCTTGTTCTCCACGCAAGGTCGGTGATACATATTATCTTATTTATTCTCCCAAACGTGGCCCACGTCTTGCTTATGCTACTTCAGACAAGCCTACGGGGCCGTTTAAGTACAGAGGATATATTGTGGACAACGGTGTTGATTATCCGGGAGGCAACGATCACGGCTCGATAGCTCAGATAAACGGTCAGTGGTATATCTTCTATCACCGTATGACCAACGGTACGATAATGTCAAGACGTGCCTGCGTTGAGAAGATCGAGATACTTCCTGACGGCACTATACCGCCTGTTGAAATGACTTCGCTCGGCTTTGAGGACAGCCTTGATCCTTACAGAATAACGGAGGCTGAGATTGCCTGTGTGCTTAAAGGCGGAGCGTTTGTAACGGAGCATAACAAGTTCGAAAGAGTGGTAACGGGTATAAAGGACGGTGCTGTAATAGGCTATAAATACTACGATTTCGGGCTTGACAACGGCAACGGCAGAATGTACTTCAGTGCCGATATAACGGGACTTGGCACTGATTGCAACGTGCATATACGCATCGACAGCGAGGACGGCGAGGAGATAGGTTCGTTCAAGGTAGGACACGGAAACGGTGTTTACAAGACAGAAGTAAAGCCGGTCAGCGACAGACACGCAGTGTTCCTTACGGTTGACACGGATTATACAGGCTGGACGGCTGCCTATTTCAAGGAAAGACCGCTGTTTGAGCTGAAGAGGTTTGTATTCACAAAGTAA